The following coding sequences lie in one Daphnia pulex isolate KAP4 chromosome 1, ASM2113471v1 genomic window:
- the LOC124192169 gene encoding transcription factor tau 55 kDa subunit-like — protein sequence MESEYEETVEEQYILVEFAGNTGSDALNQENVSIKVLGMETDEPIIKIGNQLYEGKYYDTIGTELFFTEAEGEPPSDTLFDTKLEKKLEFYGKTNTKLVVSRAFAKPLEQSKNSADVRLPEETRVSDSAKI from the coding sequence atggaaagtgaATATGAAGAAACAGTTGAAGAACAGTACATTTTGGTAGAATTTGCTGGAAACACAGGGAGTGATGCtttgaatcaagaaaatgtttccatCAAAGTACTTGGCATGGAAACTGATGAACCCATAATTAAAATTGGAAATCAACTTTACGAAGGAAAATACTACGACACAATTGGAACTGAACTCTTCTTCACAGAAGCTGAGGGTGAGCCACCTTCTGATACCTTGTTTGatacaaaattggaaaagaaactcGAATTCTATGGGAAAACCAACACCAAACTTGTTGTAAGTCGAGCATTTGCTAAACCGTTAGAGCAATCGAAAAATTCTGCCGACGTCCGTTTGCCCGAAGAAACGCGTGTGTCCGATTCcgctaaaatttaa
- the LOC124210423 gene encoding uncharacterized protein LOC124210423 produces the protein MGRIRRKASVTNQEDNSSSCSTPPSSKDKKNRFPTFVDEDKQKIVLRKDFDRNVEMTLKDMLENKQRMIESLTLPFISAILKIPLNVKKMKWGEYLKLRKNQSQETPNTLPDKAIETNHDAHNFALSTGSSKMETPAIRSSSRLANNKIPIFTPKFDPATGDIINTRLQIPGERLYSEKGSPVESNPSKLSARKLTAVGDEESVVAFFENNPETLNTYKAFEKTYKNHRSRKE, from the exons ATGGGAAGGATTCGTCGTAAAGCGAGTGTTACAAACCAAGAAGACAATTCTTCGTCTTGCAGCACTCCTCCTTCTTCTAAGGACAAGAAAAATCGTTTTCCTACGTTCGTTGAtgaagataaacaaaaaattgttctcAGGAAGGACTTTGACCGAAATG TTGAAATGACCTTAAAGGATATGctcgaaaacaaacaacggATGATTGAGAGTTTAACTCTTCCATTTATTAGTGCAATTTTGAAGATCCCATTAAAcgttaagaaaatgaaatggggTGAATATTTG aaattaagaaaaaatcaaagtcaaGAAACTCCCAACACTTTACCAGATAAAGCAATTGAAACTAATCACGATGCTCACAACTTTGCACTTTCAACTG GATCATCCAAAATGGAAACTCCTGCAATACGAAGCTCATCAAGACTGGCAAACAATAAG ATTCCCATCTTCACACCCAAATTTGACCCAGCAACTGGTGATATAATTAATACAAGACTTCAAATCCCAGGAGAG AGATTGTATTCCGAAAAGGGCAGCCCAGTTGAAAGCAATCCATCAAAATTATCTGCACGAAAATTGACTGCAGTAGGAGATGAG GAATCGGTCGttgcattttttgaaaacaacccAGAAACATTAAATACCTATAAAGCTTTCgaaaaaacatacaaaaatcACAGGTCGCgcaaagaataa
- the LOC124192173 gene encoding uncharacterized protein LOC124192173 — MTSVPPELEGPTVNPDFDEAQTQTDRFEYGKGYDLSYFQDIREKYQGRRNVRRRKVPHQQGLVETTTTYPTRPALWLDFKKSKTTCSSRRASIHNIQSKTAIENGMDHFTLSASQNVKEWSTDVSGYGNLAGEFMKTQECHDAVDAWTALVRKHQLKREKDSEWIAHHKEAEDQRKRKRVETIYGKTSGCLAATRTEAAASNANRHSNGGRIMSIGSTAQISTLELNCQEDGVEQIRNTQHSRGSMQLLRGAGQLTEADQPNQQPPLPATPSQINVDHFHQLSRSTADTQISTLELNCQEDGVVQISNTQHIRGSMQLLRGGQLDEDDPPNQQPPLPATPSQINVDHFHQLSRANVDTQDSSFGLDCQVNGVVQVSNTQRSHSNMQLLSRGQLDEDYPPNQQPQLTANIFSSISSNTNRSTSVNAKPGRGRSTGSGTGSRRGNRGSQIRAVPVSGEGVTRNSYTTAYCYQSMYYALKPNSSPPEYYFISKGKLPSQYSITIELQKAPVLAKC, encoded by the exons ATGACAAGTGTTCCACCCGAGTTGGAAGGACCAACAGTAAATCCGGACTTTGATGAAGCCCAAACACAAACAGATAGGTTTGAGTATGGAAAAGGATACGATTTATCGTATTTTCAAGATATTAGG GAGAAATATCAAGGAAGGAGGAATGTAAGACGGAGGAAAGTTCCACACCAGCAAGGCCTTGTTGAAACCACAACAACATATCCAACCCGCCCAGCACTTTGGTTAGatttcaaaaagtcaaaaacaaCCTGCAGCTCCAGACGAGCATCAATCCACAACATT cAATCTAAAACAGCGATAGAAAATGGAATGGACCATTTTACTCTGTCAGCATcccaaaatgtaaaagaatGGTCCACTGATGTAAGTGGGTATGGTAATCTTGCAGGTGAATTCATGAAAACACAAGAATGTCATGATGCAGTAGACGCTTGGACTGCTTTGGTTAGAAAACATCAAT tgaaaagggaaaaagattcAGAATGGATTGCCCATCACAAAGAAGCCGAGGATCAACGCAAGAGGAAACGTGTGGAAACCATTTACGGTAAAACTTCCGGTTGTTTGGCCGCAACAAGGACTGAGGCCGCTGCTTCTAACGCTAATCGGCATAGTAATGGAGGTAGAATCATGTCAATAG GGTCCACTGCGCAGATTTCAACTTTGGAATTGAATTGCCAAGAAGATGGTGTAGAACAAATCAGAAATACTCAGCACAGTCGTGGTAGCATGCAACTTTTGAGAGGAG CAGGACAGTTGACTGAAGCTGATCAACCAAATCAACAGCCTCCATTGCCGGCCACTCCTAGTCAAATCAATGTCGATCATTTTCATCAGCTTTCTC GGTCCACTGCAGATACGCAGATTTCAACTTTGGAATTGAATTGCCAAGAAGATGGTGTAGTACAAATCAGCAATACTCAGCACATTCGTGGTAGCATGCAACTTTTGAGAGGAG GACAGTTGGACGAAGATGATCCACCCAATCAACAGCCTCCATTGCCGGCCACTCCTAGTCAAATCAATGTCGATCATTTTCATCAGCTTTCTC GGGCCAATGTGGACACGCAGGATTCATCTTTTGGATTGGATTGCCAAGTGAATGGTGTAGTACAAGTCAGCAATACTCAGCGCAGTCATAGTAACATGCAACTTTTGAGTCGAG GACAGTTGGACGAAGATTATCCACCAAATCAACAGCCTCAATTAACggctaatattttttcatctatATCGTCTAATACCAATCGATCTACTTCGGTCAATGCCAAACCTGGAAGAGGCCGTTCGACCGGTAGCGGAACCGGATCGAGAAGAGGTAACAGAGGTTCTCAAATCCGGGCTGTTCCAGTTAGTGGAGAAGGTGTGACACGGAATTCGTATACTACAGCCTACTGCTACCAATCAATGTATTATGCCCTGAAACCAAATTCAAGCCCACCAGAG taCTACTTCATATCGAAAGGAAAGCTTCCGTCGCAGTATTCGATTACCATTGAACTTCAAAAAGCTCCTGTCTTAGCTAAATGTTAG